A part of Primulina eburnea isolate SZY01 chromosome 10, ASM2296580v1, whole genome shotgun sequence genomic DNA contains:
- the LOC140803271 gene encoding probable xyloglucan 6-xylosyltransferase 5 has protein sequence MGSESPFAAQKRTSSALPTTVAASNGGVRGRAAALLPRGRQINKTFNNIKITILCGFVTILVLRGTIGIGNLVSYEAEAENQNLQEEINRILSEIRSDKDPDDQAEEFFNPNITFTLGPKIDSWDGDRKAWLEKNPLFPNYVNGKPRILLVTGSPPNPCDNAIGDHYLLKAAKNKIDYCRIHGIEIVYNMAHLDKELAGYWAKLPLIRGLMLAHPEVEWVWWMDSDALFTDMAFEIPLFKYKDYNMVIHGYPDLLFDQKSWIALNTGSFLFRNCQWSLDLLDVWAPMGPKGPVRVEAGKILTANLKGRPAFEADDQSALIYLLLSQKDKWMNKVFVENSYYLHGYWEGLVDRYEEMIEKYHPGLGDDRWPFVTHFVGCKPCGSYGDYPVERCLKSMERAFNFADNQVLNLYGFRHRGLVSPNIKRIRNETVTPLVYVDQFDFRHSVHQKGENGS, from the coding sequence ATGGGTTCTGAAAGCCCGTTTGCAGCTCAGAAACGGACTTCTAGCGCGCTACCGACGACAGTCGCCGCCTCCAACGGCGGAGTTCGTGGCCGTGCTGCCGCTCTCCTCCCACGTGGTCGGCAGATCAATAAAACCTTCAACAACATCAAGATCACGATACTATGTGGATTCGTTACTATTCTCGTACTCCGCGGCACGATTGGTATCGGCAACCTTGTGTCCTATGAAGCGGAAGCTGAAAATCAGAATCTCCAGGAAGAAATCAATCGGATCCTCTCCGAGATTCGTTCGGATAAAGACCCGGATGACCAAGCCGAGGAGTTTTTCAACCCGAACATAACTTTCACTTTAGGGCCCAAAATCGATAGCTGGGATGGAGACAGAAAGGCATGGCTTGAAAAGAATCCGCTCTTTCCCAATTATGTTAATGGAAAACCTCGGATTTTGCTTGTCACAGGATCCCCACCAAACCCTTGTGATAATGCGATCGGAGATCATTATTTGTTGAAAGCTGCAAAGAACAAGATTGATTATTGCAGAATACATGGGATCGAGATTGTGTATAACATGGCTCATTTAGATAAGGAATTGGCAGGGTATTGGGCTAAGTTGCCGTTGATACGAGGGTTGATGTTGGCTCATCCTGAGGTGGAGTGGGTTTGGTGGATGGATAGTGATGCTTTGTTTACTGATATGGCATTTGAGATACCGTTATTTAAGTACAAGGATTATAATATGGTTATCCATGGTTACCCTGATCTGTTGTTTGATCAGAAGTCGTGGATCGCGTTGAACACTGGTAGTTTCTTGTTCCGAAATTGTCAGTGGTCATTGGACTTGTTGGATGTTTGGGCTCCAATGGGCCCCAAGGGTCCTGTTCGTGTGGAGGCTGGCAAGATCTTGACAGCAAATTTGAAGGGTCGGCCAGCATTCGAGGCAGATGATCAATCTGCATTGATATACCTGCTGCTTTCACAAAAGGATAAGTGGATGAATAAGGTTTTTGTTGAGAACTCATATTATTTGCATGGATATTGGGAGGGTCTAGTGGACCGATACGAGGAAATGATTGAGAAATACCACCCGGGACTGGGTGATGACAGGTGGCCATTTGTGACACATTTCGTTGGTTGCAAACCTTGCGGGAGTTATGGGGATTATCCGGTTGAGAGGTGTTTGAAGAGCATGGAGAGGGCTTTCAACTTTGCGGATAATCAAGTTTTGAACTTGTATGGCTTTAGGCACAGGGGATTGGTGAGCCCCAATATTAAGAGGATTAGGAATGAGACTGTTACTCCTTTGGTGTATGTAGATCAGTTTGATTTTCGACATTCAGTTCATCAAAAGGGTGAAAATGGGAGTTAG